A window from Ruminiclostridium josui JCM 17888 encodes these proteins:
- a CDS encoding ABC transporter permease, whose translation MANISAKNEVSSNYIEDFDDLNINLFEKANKVNKKLVKSNIKSQIRNIIYLLIAPVFVLLIWELGCKKGFINTMILPSPSSLLDTTIHLIENGKLGGHLKISGIRVVQGFLIGTVSGVVVGSIMGLSRSINKILSAFVGILRPIPMIAWIPLLILWMGIDEESKIAVIVIGSFWPVLINTIHGIQSVDLKLLEVAKILEKSTFEILIRVIFPSALPAIFTGIRLGMGSAWTCVVAAEMIAAAKGIGYMIMYARELSQPDVVFVGVISIGIIGLLIDTLILKLQNKVLIWNIME comes from the coding sequence GCAAATATTTCAGCAAAAAATGAAGTTTCATCAAATTATATTGAAGATTTTGATGATTTGAATATCAATCTGTTTGAGAAGGCAAACAAGGTAAATAAGAAGTTGGTAAAGTCAAATATTAAGAGTCAAATAAGGAATATTATATATCTACTTATTGCTCCTGTTTTTGTTTTGCTTATATGGGAGCTAGGCTGCAAAAAAGGCTTCATAAATACCATGATTCTACCTTCGCCGTCTAGTTTATTGGATACAACAATACATCTTATTGAAAATGGTAAACTTGGCGGACATCTGAAAATCAGTGGTATTAGAGTAGTTCAAGGATTTTTAATCGGAACAGTCAGCGGAGTTGTTGTTGGCTCGATTATGGGACTATCTCGAAGTATAAACAAGATATTAAGTGCTTTTGTAGGTATTTTACGGCCAATTCCAATGATAGCATGGATTCCTCTTCTTATTCTTTGGATGGGCATAGATGAAGAGTCAAAAATAGCTGTTATTGTAATTGGAAGTTTTTGGCCTGTCTTAATTAATACAATTCATGGTATACAGTCAGTAGATCTAAAATTATTGGAAGTAGCAAAGATATTAGAAAAGTCAACTTTTGAGATTCTAATCCGTGTCATATTTCCATCGGCTCTCCCTGCTATATTCACAGGTATAAGGTTAGGTATGGGTTCTGCATGGACCTGCGTAGTTGCAGCTGAAATGATTGCTGCTGCAAAAGGAATTGGCTATATGATAATGTACGCAAGAGAACTATCTCAGCCCGATGTTGTTTTTGTTGGAGTGATATCTATTGGAATTATCGGACTGCTTATTGATACCCTAATACTAAAACTACAAAATAAAGTATTAATCTGGAATATAATGGAATAA